Proteins encoded together in one Aminipila butyrica window:
- a CDS encoding BMC domain-containing protein: MGQSIGLVELKSIPVGIETTDDMLKAASVELLLATPICPGKYIIIVEGNVGAVKSSVKAGIAKAETFLVGHHIINNVHESLPSAISGTAEVANISALGIIETISALTAVTAGDIAAKASNVRLIEIRIARGLGGKGFLIFTGEISAVKSAVNSCLNELKETGEITSYSVISSPHKDLIKSIM; this comes from the coding sequence ATGGGACAGTCAATAGGATTAGTAGAATTAAAAAGTATTCCCGTAGGCATAGAAACTACTGATGACATGTTAAAGGCCGCCAGTGTGGAATTGCTCCTGGCAACGCCCATTTGTCCGGGAAAGTATATCATAATAGTAGAAGGAAATGTGGGCGCGGTAAAGAGTTCAGTGAAAGCGGGAATCGCAAAAGCGGAAACGTTTTTAGTGGGCCATCACATTATAAACAATGTACATGAGTCCTTACCTTCTGCCATTTCAGGAACCGCCGAGGTTGCCAACATTTCTGCATTGGGAATTATTGAAACCATTTCTGCTTTAACGGCAGTAACCGCAGGAGATATTGCAGCCAAGGCTTCCAATGTTCGTTTGATAGAGATAAGAATAGCAAGAGGTCTGGGAGGAAAAGGTTTCTTGATTTTCACAGGGGAGATTTCCGCGGTGAAATCCGCAGTGAATTCCTGTCTGAACGAGCTAAAAGAAACGGGGGAAATTACCAGTTACAGCGTTATTTCTTCTCCTCACAAAGACTTGATTAAAAGTATCATGTAA
- the eutS gene encoding ethanolamine utilization microcompartment protein EutS has protein sequence METEKQRVIQEYVPGKQVTLAHIIAKPTDELYEKLGLVELSGSVGVLTITPSEAAIIAGDLATKAADIRIGFIDRFNGSLFIAGNITAVESALKNILVLLCDKMGYARTEITRT, from the coding sequence ATGGAAACCGAAAAGCAGCGGGTCATTCAAGAATATGTGCCAGGAAAACAAGTTACTTTGGCTCATATCATCGCAAAGCCTACAGATGAATTATATGAGAAATTAGGGTTGGTGGAATTATCCGGAAGCGTTGGTGTTTTAACCATAACTCCCAGCGAAGCGGCAATTATTGCCGGAGATCTGGCGACGAAGGCGGCAGATATCCGCATTGGTTTTATTGATCGGTTCAATGGTTCTCTGTTTATTGCAGGGAACATTACGGCAGTAGAGTCAGCCTTAAAAAACATTTTAGTCTTGCTCTGTGATAAGATGGGGTACGCCAGAACGGAGATTACAAGGACATAA
- a CDS encoding EutP/PduV family microcompartment system protein, translating into MQKTAKKMMMIGRSGAGKTTLCQFLNQQELAYHKTQYVQVIGENMIDTPGEYTERRSRYSSLQITSADAAVIVFVKDATEPGSIFPPGFSSMFAKPAVGVITKADLADPQMLQKAERFLKLAGAKQSFAVSCVTGEGFEELIRFIQNL; encoded by the coding sequence ATGCAGAAAACAGCAAAAAAGATGATGATGATCGGCCGAAGCGGAGCGGGAAAGACCACTCTCTGCCAGTTTTTAAACCAGCAAGAGCTGGCCTATCACAAGACCCAGTACGTACAGGTCATTGGAGAAAATATGATCGATACCCCCGGCGAGTACACCGAGCGGCGGTCTCGCTACAGCAGCTTGCAGATTACCTCAGCAGATGCAGCAGTCATTGTATTTGTTAAGGATGCCACAGAGCCAGGGAGCATTTTCCCACCAGGATTTTCTTCCATGTTTGCCAAACCGGCGGTAGGTGTTATTACAAAAGCAGACTTGGCTGATCCGCAGATGCTCCAAAAAGCAGAGAGGTTTTTAAAGCTGGCGGGTGCAAAGCAGTCCTTTGCAGTCAGCTGTGTAACGGGTGAGGGGTTCGAAGAGCTGATTCGCTTTATTCAAAATCTTTAA
- a CDS encoding phosphotransferase, protein MVILTEYNIVDYLKDHTNLLEGAQQITSRYFDSGTSESGSGDGYINFVFCVDYALGGEQKSLVIKQARPYSKLIPIEVPTCRNKTEYEATRLKRAVVAEYLPELYLMDQENNVFVMESLTQWKILRYQFNKMEKQPGLSRKIAEYLAVSNFFTSEIYLDTSIFRQLECTFVNGDMRRVIEAGIFIPEFTPLGEKGENAELNSDLYALSRNIWENHDLIAQCYLMRDIYMRKSECLIHGDFHTSNIFIRGEEMKVIDMEYAFVGPYSYDLGYLLNNYISQYAACAFKSPENLNQAASFQQYLLESVREIYIAYVEIFDSLWDQFGKETYSHSREYRGAIYRNILQEMLGFAAAANISRITMLTEFPDFDVIRDRGKHLHAKRLSLIISQQLLLNRTSYEHIDEVVQDITRITSIYKSNI, encoded by the coding sequence ATGGTTATATTGACAGAATACAATATAGTAGATTATCTGAAAGACCATACGAATCTTTTAGAGGGGGCTCAGCAGATTACTTCCCGATACTTTGACAGCGGAACATCGGAAAGCGGCAGCGGAGATGGGTACATTAATTTTGTTTTTTGTGTGGATTACGCTCTGGGCGGAGAACAGAAGTCTTTGGTTATCAAGCAGGCCCGGCCTTATTCCAAGCTTATTCCCATAGAAGTACCTACCTGCCGAAATAAAACGGAGTATGAGGCAACCCGCCTTAAGCGTGCTGTAGTGGCAGAATATTTACCAGAACTGTACCTGATGGACCAGGAAAACAATGTTTTTGTCATGGAATCGCTCACCCAGTGGAAGATTCTACGATATCAGTTCAATAAAATGGAAAAGCAGCCTGGCTTGTCTCGAAAAATTGCAGAATATCTGGCGGTTTCCAACTTTTTTACGTCGGAGATTTATCTGGATACCAGCATTTTTCGTCAGCTGGAGTGTACTTTTGTCAACGGAGACATGCGAAGAGTTATTGAAGCCGGGATTTTTATCCCGGAATTCACGCCTTTGGGCGAAAAGGGCGAAAATGCGGAGCTGAATTCAGACCTCTATGCACTTTCCAGAAACATCTGGGAAAACCATGATTTAATCGCCCAATGTTACCTTATGCGGGATATTTATATGCGTAAAAGTGAATGTCTGATTCATGGAGACTTTCATACCTCTAACATCTTTATTCGGGGAGAGGAGATGAAGGTTATCGATATGGAATACGCCTTTGTGGGGCCCTATTCCTACGATTTGGGATATTTGCTCAACAACTATATCTCCCAGTATGCAGCCTGTGCTTTTAAATCCCCGGAGAATCTGAATCAGGCAGCGAGCTTTCAGCAATATTTACTGGAGTCTGTCCGGGAGATTTACATTGCTTATGTAGAGATATTCGATTCCCTCTGGGATCAGTTTGGTAAAGAAACGTATAGCCACAGCAGGGAATATAGAGGGGCCATTTACCGAAATATCCTGCAAGAGATGCTGGGATTTGCAGCTGCGGCTAACATATCCAGAATCACCATGCTGACTGAATTTCCGGATTTCGATGTGATCCGGGATCGGGGAAAACATCTGCATGCGAAGCGACTGTCGTTGATTATCAGTCAGCAGCTGCTACTCAATCGGACTTCCTATGAACACATAGATGAAGTGGTGCAGGATATCACTCGTATTACGAGCATATATAAATCCAATATTTAA
- a CDS encoding YerC/YecD family TrpR-related protein — MAYESKFKRDDIDELFKAILTLQDEEDCYRFFEDICTINEIHAIAQRLQVAKLLSEKRTYSEIEEETKASTATISRINKCLVYGSEGYQRILSRLSSQK; from the coding sequence ATGGCATACGAATCAAAATTTAAGCGTGACGATATCGACGAATTGTTCAAAGCGATCCTAACTTTGCAGGATGAGGAGGACTGTTACAGATTCTTTGAGGACATCTGTACCATCAACGAAATCCACGCGATTGCCCAGCGGTTGCAGGTAGCGAAGCTTTTATCGGAAAAGAGGACCTACAGCGAGATTGAGGAGGAGACCAAGGCAAGCACTGCGACTATCAGCCGGATTAACAAATGTCTGGTATACGGCTCCGAGGGGTATCAGCGGATTTTATCCAGGCTGAGCAGTCAGAAGTAA
- a CDS encoding 4'-phosphopantetheinyl transferase family protein has product MIAYVHRGAEHKGAAGETLIQAALADYMGAEWENWLKEAAGRKGASGRVPDGLIRRTPHGKPYIEDFPLYFSISHSGELWVCLVAEVEVGVDIQVPKPLPYEKLAKRFFTETEAAYIRQGGLEAFFQVWTRKEAYVKYTGLGFSGMGFSSFSVVEARKRSFLDGAEAGGTGTGEDQLELVLASQVAGILMQPLVLELGQELEAVGPGLGPGLLPGEQVFGAVCGKQKQTVVVRWL; this is encoded by the coding sequence ATGATTGCATATGTGCACAGGGGAGCAGAGCATAAAGGGGCAGCCGGAGAGACCTTAATTCAGGCGGCTCTGGCAGACTATATGGGGGCGGAATGGGAAAACTGGTTAAAAGAGGCCGCGGGCAGGAAGGGGGCCTCCGGGAGGGTGCCTGATGGTTTGATTCGGCGGACTCCTCACGGAAAGCCTTATATCGAGGATTTTCCCCTCTACTTTTCCATCAGTCATTCGGGAGAATTGTGGGTCTGCCTGGTAGCGGAAGTGGAAGTGGGCGTGGACATTCAGGTTCCTAAGCCCCTACCTTACGAGAAGTTAGCCAAACGTTTTTTTACAGAGACGGAGGCAGCATATATCCGACAGGGGGGACTAGAGGCCTTTTTTCAGGTATGGACCAGAAAAGAGGCCTATGTCAAGTATACGGGTTTAGGGTTTTCGGGAATGGGATTTTCCAGCTTTTCCGTGGTGGAAGCCAGGAAAAGGAGCTTTCTGGACGGTGCTGAGGCCGGCGGAACAGGAACTGGTGAAGATCAACTGGAATTGGTTTTGGCTTCTCAAGTAGCAGGAATCCTTATGCAGCCATTAGTGTTGGAACTGGGGCAGGAGTTAGAGGCAGTGGGACCGGGATTAGGGCCGGGGCTTCTGCCTGGGGAGCAGGTATTTGGGGCTGTCTGCGGGAAGCAGAAACAGACGGTTGTGGTCAGATGGTTATAG
- a CDS encoding regulatory protein RecX → MSREYRRGQKTGADKGQETLSGHVNMDEIYQTDKEEKQKKKKKDPLEAALKHLAYRDRTCQEMLRHLEEKQYNQEEIQQAMKYLLERHYLDDEAYVERYVEYGISKGKGLVKIRYELGQRGIDRLLLEELSHLFEELEKPAERERALEQGRKLLAGLSWDTARTEPENYEEKKQQYKELQKIKGKVARKLEGQGYTMDDIFYVLDRLFSRE, encoded by the coding sequence ATGAGCAGAGAATATAGGAGAGGACAGAAAACCGGAGCAGACAAGGGGCAGGAAACTCTTTCGGGTCACGTAAATATGGACGAGATTTATCAAACGGACAAAGAAGAGAAACAAAAAAAGAAAAAAAAGGACCCCCTCGAAGCTGCATTGAAACATTTAGCGTATAGGGACCGGACTTGTCAGGAGATGCTCCGCCACCTGGAGGAAAAGCAGTATAACCAGGAGGAAATCCAGCAGGCTATGAAGTATCTTTTAGAACGGCACTATCTGGATGATGAAGCTTATGTGGAACGATACGTGGAGTACGGTATTTCTAAAGGAAAAGGTCTGGTTAAAATCCGCTATGAACTGGGACAGAGGGGCATAGACAGGCTGCTTTTAGAAGAGCTTTCCCATCTCTTTGAGGAGTTGGAAAAGCCAGCTGAAAGGGAGCGGGCCTTGGAGCAGGGGCGGAAACTTCTGGCGGGTCTAAGTTGGGATACTGCAAGAACGGAACCAGAAAATTATGAAGAAAAAAAGCAGCAGTATAAAGAACTGCAAAAAATCAAGGGGAAGGTGGCCAGAAAACTGGAAGGCCAAGGGTATACCATGGACGATATCTTCTATGTACTGGACCGGCTGTTTTCAAGAGAGTAG
- a CDS encoding RNA polymerase sigma factor, whose product MNGSPLHTDKKIEEIYYQYIDMVYRIARMLLKDSREAEDAAQSAFVKLMASNHTFQNDEHIKAWLIVTVKNECRNTLAHWWHSKRAYLGTMEEEGYLDENTDCDLWNAVEGLHSKYKLPLYLYYYEGYKTVEIAEMLGVNHATIRTRLLAAKRKLKLILEEDDIDEQRRTKSIL is encoded by the coding sequence ATGAACGGTTCGCCGTTACATACAGACAAGAAAATTGAAGAGATTTATTATCAGTACATTGATATGGTATATCGCATTGCGCGAATGCTCCTTAAAGATTCCCGTGAAGCAGAGGATGCTGCACAATCAGCCTTCGTCAAATTGATGGCGTCAAATCACACCTTTCAAAATGACGAACACATAAAGGCATGGTTGATTGTGACAGTGAAGAATGAATGCCGTAATACCTTGGCGCATTGGTGGCACTCTAAAAGGGCCTATCTGGGGACGATGGAAGAAGAAGGCTATTTAGATGAAAATACAGATTGCGATTTGTGGAATGCCGTGGAAGGTTTGCACAGCAAATACAAGCTTCCACTGTATCTCTACTATTATGAGGGGTATAAAACAGTAGAAATTGCAGAGATGCTTGGTGTCAACCATGCTACCATCCGAACGCGCTTGCTGGCAGCCAAGCGCAAGTTGAAGTTAATACTGGAGGAGGATGATATAGATGAACAAAGAAGAACTAAATCGATACTTTGA
- a CDS encoding DUF4179 domain-containing protein, whose protein sequence is MNKEELNRYFEQMTPGTVQKERMLQGITSCNKKEVTPLKRMTRRVTIQAAVIILLVMITATSALAVTFNWHVKLMEYFGIQPGQEAMLEEAQTAPDATLTHEGVTVTVKQTLADSKGLYVLYEMSVPKSITLKEASETALSDGTTLEERTDWGFYSLNAPIENLEGDTAMTITGHEILAQSQHHRTGIVSVTPTGKLVDGTIELVFKDLSAERVYRTAEDLKDESTVLVKGEWKLAWDFTYKDSSKIIAPNQNVEGNDVSYRVSEVSISPISSCVTVKAAANAGNLFRFPVHLNLKDGSRITYDRNSKNKRYTCVSKKEGNETVYEYQMYNRFDRLIDPEAVKSISIGDTTVLIE, encoded by the coding sequence ATGAACAAAGAAGAACTAAATCGATACTTTGAGCAGATGACACCTGGAACTGTGCAGAAAGAGCGGATGCTTCAAGGTATTACAAGCTGCAATAAAAAAGAAGTAACCCCCCTGAAAAGAATGACGCGAAGAGTTACAATTCAAGCAGCGGTGATCATCCTATTGGTTATGATTACAGCTACGTCTGCACTGGCCGTAACCTTCAACTGGCATGTAAAGCTGATGGAGTATTTCGGCATTCAGCCGGGGCAGGAAGCAATGCTGGAAGAAGCACAAACCGCGCCAGATGCCACTCTGACCCATGAGGGGGTAACTGTTACCGTAAAGCAGACTTTAGCAGACAGCAAAGGGCTCTATGTTCTTTACGAGATGTCCGTGCCGAAATCAATTACACTGAAGGAGGCAAGTGAGACAGCGTTATCCGACGGAACGACATTAGAGGAACGTACTGACTGGGGATTCTATTCCTTAAATGCTCCGATAGAGAATCTGGAGGGAGACACCGCCATGACTATTACAGGACACGAAATTTTGGCGCAAAGCCAGCACCACCGCACCGGTATAGTATCTGTTACGCCTACCGGAAAACTGGTTGATGGAACCATTGAGCTTGTATTTAAGGACTTATCCGCTGAAAGGGTTTATCGGACCGCGGAGGATTTAAAAGATGAGAGTACCGTATTGGTGAAAGGAGAGTGGAAGCTCGCTTGGGACTTCACCTACAAAGACAGCAGTAAAATCATTGCTCCAAATCAAAACGTAGAGGGCAATGATGTCTCCTATCGAGTTAGTGAAGTGTCGATATCGCCGATTTCTTCTTGTGTTACGGTAAAAGCTGCGGCAAACGCCGGCAATCTGTTTCGATTTCCGGTTCATCTCAATTTGAAGGACGGAAGTCGGATTACTTATGATAGGAACAGCAAAAACAAGCGGTATACCTGCGTTTCAAAAAAGGAAGGCAATGAAACCGTCTATGAGTATCAAATGTACAACCGCTTTGACAGACTGATTGACCCGGAAGCTGTAAAAAGCATATCTATCGGTGATACCACTGTGCTAATAGAATGA